ACTTCTGCGATCACCACTGTGCTTGCGCGCCGGGTTGGTGGTAAAAACAGGGCGGTTTCTTACGCGGAGATCGACAATGCTCCGGAGGAACGCGCGCGCGGAATCACGATTGCGACTTCGCACCAGGAATATGAGACACAAAACCGCCATTACGCGCACGTCGATTGTCCGGGGCATGCTGACTATGT
The sequence above is drawn from the Cyanobacteriota bacterium genome and encodes:
- a CDS encoding GTP-binding protein, with amino-acid sequence MAKEKFDRSKPHINVGTIGHVDHGKTTLTSAITTVLARRVGGKNRAVSYAEIDNAPEERARGITIATSHQEYETQNRHYAHVDCPGHADYV